CAGCTTGGGATGAATACATCTGCTGCTATCAGTATATTCCTCCATCAAGCGGTCAGAGATCAATCAATGCCGTTCACCCCTTCCCTCAGAACACTGGACCAGGACGGTATCGCATCCAAACTGCCGGTCGTAGGGCGCTTCGATGAATCAGGGAACACGATTCTCCCTTCCGAACTGGACAACCCGGAAGATGATGTATACGAACAGCTCCTGTAAATTCAGAAAATGGGATGTTTGGCTGGCCGACGTAAGATTTGAAAGCGATCCCAGCAAAAGCAAGATCAGACCTGTGGCCATCATCGAAGAAAAGGAAGTCTATGTGCTGTCTGTGCAGATAACATCCCACGAACCTCGCAAATTCCTTGAGGGAGAATACCAGATACAGTTTTGGGAATATGCTGGATTGGTGAAACCTTCAACTCTTCAATTAGGGCAGTTGATCAAAATCAAAGAAAAACACCTCCTAAAAAGAATCGGAAGGCTTCATGATATCGATATCAGGAATATCTTGGAGATTCTGCGTGAAAGCATTGTCGCGAACTGATGTGTCCCGATGGGATTATTTAATCGGTGGTCCTGTCACAGACTATGCCCGAGATCCGTGTGGTGGTTGTCGGTCCCAAATACGAAGGGAACGTAGGTGCGATAGCAAGGTCAATGGCCAACTTCGACATGAAGGAGCTCTATCTGGTCAACCCCTGCGAGCTGGGGGACGATGCGTACCGCAGATCCAAGCACGGAGCGGATATCCT
This region of Thermoplasmata archaeon genomic DNA includes:
- a CDS encoding type II toxin-antitoxin system RelB/DinJ family antitoxin, whose product is MNIHQLMMNYQQISIYFHHMLIIMKEASITVRISPEFKQKCDSLFNQLGMNTSAAISIFLHQAVRDQSMPFTPSLRTLDQDGIASKLPVVGRFDESGNTILPSELDNPEDDVYEQLL
- a CDS encoding type II toxin-antitoxin system PemK/MazF family toxin, with the translated sequence MNQGTRFSLPNWTTRKMMYTNSSCKFRKWDVWLADVRFESDPSKSKIRPVAIIEEKEVYVLSVQITSHEPRKFLEGEYQIQFWEYAGLVKPSTLQLGQLIKIKEKHLLKRIGRLHDIDIRNILEILRESIVAN